CCCCGGTCTCCAGGACGCGCTGGAACGATTCCAGGACGGCCCGGCCCACGTCCGGGGAGACCGTCTGGCGGGGGCGCCGGGCGTCGACATGCCGGCGGGCGCGGTGGGCGATCTGGCGGACCGCCGCGGGGCTCTTGTCGACGGCGGCGGCGATCTCGTCGTAGCCCGTGTCGAAGACCTCCCGCAGCACGAACACGGCGCGTTCGGTCGGCGAGAGGGTTTCGAGGACGAGCATCAGCGCCATCGACACGCTCTCGGCGAGTTCGACGTCCTCGGCGACGTCCGGCGTGGTGAGGAGCGGCTCGGGCAGCCACTGGCCGACGTACGCCTCCTTGCGGCGGCTCATGGTGCGCAGCCGGTTGAGGGCCTGCCGGGTCGTGATCCGGACCAGGTAGGCGCGCTGGTCGTGGACCTGCTCCAGGTCGACCTTGACCCAGCGCAGCCAGGTCTCCTGGAGGACGTCCTCGGCGTCGGCCGCCGAGCCCAGCATCTCGTAGGCGACGGTGAAGAGCAGGTTGCGGTGGGCGACGAACGTCTCGGTCGCCGGGTCGGCGGCCGGAGGGGTTTCCGGGGTGGGAGTGCGCTCGCTCATGTCCGGGCCCCTGTCCGGCGCGGGCGGCGGCCCTGGTCCCCGACGGTTCTCAGGCGTGCTTCCACAACAGGGTCCTTTTCGTTTTCGTCGACGGTCGTTCGGTCAGCGGGGAGACACTGCCCGGCGCTCGGCCGTGGCACGCCGGGCGGTCTCTTCAGGCTGCCGGTTCGGTGGCGGCCCGCTCCTGTTCGGCAACGGCCCGAAGCAGCAGGCCGCGCTTGGCGTCCTTGCTCCACCAGGTGCGCGCACCGGGCTTGCGTGCCTCGTACGACAGCTGCCAGGGGATGCTCCTGCAGATGAGTTCCTTGGTCTTCGCGCCCGGCCGACCGCCGAGGTAGTACCGCTTCGCGGTGTCGTCCTTGCCCATGACCTGGAAGACACCGGCGCGACGCCCCAGGCTGATGCACGTTCCGACGAACCCCACGTCGATGGACGCGGGCCGCTCGCCCGCGATCCGGCTCAGCACCGTCTCGGCTGCCTGCGGGCCCAGTTGGACCGCGGCCTGGCAGCTCATCCGGAACGGCAGGTCCGACGGGGCCGCCGAGTCCCCGGCCGCGACGATGCGCTCGTCGTCCACACTCGTCAGCGTCTCGTCGGTGAGCAGGCGGCCCAGGGCGTCGGTGCTCAGCCCGCTGCGCGCGGCCAGGTCCGGCACCCCGAATCCGGCGGTCCAGACCGTCACGGCGCTCGGCAGCTCGCGCCCGTCGGCGAGCCGTACGGTGTCGCGGGTCACCGCCGTCACCTTCGTGTCGGGGCCGTCGAGCACGCTCACCCCGAGGGCGGCGAGCCGCCTGGCGACCGAGCGGCGCCCCCGCGGATGCAGGGACGGGCCGAGCAGCCCGCCGCACAGCAGGGTCACGGTGCGGCCCTGTTCCGCGAGCTCGGCGGCGGTCTCGATGCCGGTCGGCCCGGCGCCGACCACCGTGACCGGGGCTGCCGCGGGCGCGGCGTCGAGGGCCGGCCTCAGCCGCTGCGCCTCCTCCAGGGAGGCGATCGGGTAGGCGAACTTGGCGGCGCCGGGCACCCGCGGGTCGGCGCTGCCGCTGCCCACCGCGTAGACCAGGTGGTCGTAGCCGACGGTGCCGCCGCTCGCCAGGGTCAGGGCGCGGCCGGCCGCGTCGATCCGTGTCACGGTGTCCACCACCAGCCGGACACCCCCGGCCAGGAGCTTGCCGTAGTCGCCGACCGCCTCGTGGGTGCCGCCGACGAACTGGTGCAGGCGGATCCGGTCGACGAAGGCCGGGCGCGGGTTGATCAGCGTGACGGTCACGTCGGCGCGCTGCGTCAGACGGTTGGCCGCCATGACGCCGGCGTAGCCGCCGCCGATCACGACCACATCGGTGTTGCCGGTCATGGTGTCTCCTCCGGTTCGAAGGTGCCCCTTCTTGGGGGTTCGGTCTCAAGACACCGGCCGGGTGCTGGTTGTGACAGGTGAAGGCAGGCGAATTTTTTTCGCCCCCGCCCCGCCGCCCCTGCCCGTCCCGTCCTGTTCCTGGGGGCTGCGCACCCAGACCCCCGCTGTCGGCCCTGGACGGGCCTCGTCCTCGAACGCCGGACGGGCTGGGATGTCCGGGCCCGGGCTGAAGGAGCGGCGTGGGTGGGTGGGAGACATGGCTCAGGCTGGTGGGGCCTCGTCCTCGAACTCCCCCAGAGGGGGCCCCGGACGGGCTGAAGAGGCGGCGGGCTGGACAGGAAGGTGCGCGACCGATCAGCCGGCCGTGGTCAGTTCCTCGGCCGGCTCGGCCGATGTCGGGCGGCCGGGCCCGCGCAGACCCGTCAGCGCGACGAACACCGTGGCGAGCACGGCCGCGACCGCGAACGCCGTGAACCCCCAGCTCTCCGACCCGCTCGCCACCAGCTGACCGCCGAGCCACGGCCCGAACACCGCGCCGAAGCGGCCGATGCCGGACACCCAGCCCACCGCGGTCGCACGGTCGGCGTCGGTCGAACGTCCGGCCACCGTCGCGTAGATCATGGCCTGCGCGCTGAAGAGGAACATGCCGGTGAGGAAGACCACGGTGTAGGTGAGCGGCAGCGCCATGTGGATGCCGAGCAGGTAGACGCCGACCGCGGTGCACGCGAACCAGACGGTGGCGACGCGGGCGGCGCCGTAGCGGTCGGAGCAGCGGCCGGCGACCAGCATGCCCACGATGCCGCCGAGGTTGATGACGATGAGGAAGGACAGGGACGAGCCGAGTTCGTAGCCGGCGCCGCGCATCATGGTCGGCAGCCAGTTGCTGACCCCGTAGACGAGCAGCAGGCCGCAGAAGGAGGCCAGCCAGAAGAGTGCGGTGGTGCGCCACAGGTTGCCGCGGAAGAGGGCGGCGACGGCACTCCAGCGGTCCCCGCTGACGGGGCGCTCCGTCGGGGCGGCGGGCAGTTCGACGTCGTAGCGGTCGGCTAGGGCCCGGGCCTCCTGGATGCGGCCCCTGGCCATGAGGAAGCGCATGGACTCGGGCAGGAACTTCGCGACCAGCGGGACTCCGACCAGCAGCGGGATCACGCAGACCCAGTAGGCGACGCGCCACCCGTCGGGGCCGCTCGTCCACAGGCCCAGGAAGCCCGCCATGATGCCGCCGGCCTGGTGCGCGGTCATCAGGGTGCCGACGACCAGGGCGCCGCGTCCGCGCGGGGCGTACTCGGAGACCATCGTGATCGTCGTGGGCAGCAGACCGCCGAGGCCGAGGCCGGCGATGAAGCGGCCGAGGCCGAACACGCCGAGGCTGGGGGCGAGCGCGCACAGGGCGGACGCCAGCGAGAACACGGCGGTGCAGGTGATGATCACCTTCTTGCGCCCGATCCAGTCGGTGACCGTACCCGCGGACAGGGCGCCGACGAGCATGCCGAAGGTGGCGTAGCTGCCGAGGTCGCCCGCCTGGTCGGGGACGAGTCCGAGGGCCTTGTGCTCCAGCATGTGGGGCAGTTCGGCGCCGTAGACGAACATGTCGAGGCCGTCGAAGAAGACGACCAGCCAGCACAGGCCGACGACGAGCACGGCCAGCCTGCCGCCGCGAGCGGACGGGGCGGGGGCGGGAGCGGGGGACGGAGACATCGTTGTTTCCTATCGTCCGGCAGGGGGGTCCCTGGGGAGGGGAGGTGCGGTCGACCGTAGGGAGCCGCCCGAACAAGTGTCAACGTTTTTGTCAACAATCTCATGTGCGGCGTGGCCCGTGCCGTCGCCGGTCACGGACCACGCCGCGGACGGGCGCGTCGGTCGAGCCCGTCAGCCGAGCGGAGGTGTGCCGTGCGTGTGGAAGGACTCGATGGTCTTCAGACCCCAGGCCTGTCCCTTGGCGCGCTCGGCCTGGGTCCAGGTGATCAGCGGCCAGTCGGGGGCGAGCACCAGCCGGGTGAGCGGGTTGCACAGTTCGACGCGGTTGCCGCCCGGCTCGTAGACGTACAAGAAGAACGTCTGCTGGATGGCGTGCTTGTGCGGGCCGGTCTCGATGTGCACGCCGTTGTCCAGGCACAGATCGGCGGCGCGCAGGATGTCCTCGCGGGTGTCCGTGGCGAACGCGATGTGGTGGAGGCGGCCGTTGGAGCCGGACCAGTCCTCCGTGTAGACGATGTCGTACGACTTGTTGGTGAACGTCAGCCACTGGGCGGCCAGGCGTCCTTCGTCGAGGACGATCTGCTCGGTGGGGCGGGCGCCGAGGACGTGCTGGACGAACCCGGCGTTCGGTTCGACCGCCGCGGCGAGGAAGTTGACGTGGTCGAGGCGGCGTACGCCGACGCCCGTGGCGGGTTTGGCCTGGGGCTGGTTCTTGAGGCCGGGCCGGAGTTCGGGCGGCGCCTCGTACCACTCGCTCTCCCAGTACAGGGCGATCTCGTGGCCGTCGGGGTCGGTGGTGACGTAGAGCGGGCCGAGGCCGGGTTCGTCCTCGGCCCAGCGGCCGGGGCGGCCCGCGCCCTCGGCCTCCTTGACCCTGCGCCGCAGGGCCTCCTCACTGGAGGCGCGCAGGGCTGTACGGCGGATGCCCGAGGTCGAGTGGGCGGTGAGGGTGAGGCTGTGGTGCTCGTAGTCGTCCCAGGTCCTCAGGTACACCGAGTCGCCGGAGCGGCCGTTCTCGGTCAGGCCGAGGATCGTGGTGAAGAACCGGACGCTGGCGTCCAGGTCGGGGGTGAGGAGTTCGACATGGCCCAGGTGGGCGATGTCGCCGAGCGGCGGGGTCATCAGCGGCTCCTGTCAGCGGGCGGGACAGCGGGAGATGCGGCGGGCGGGACGGCGGGCCGGGGGAAGACCGTGCCGTCGAAGATCTTGCGGGCGGTACGGACGACGGCCGTGCGCTGCGCGACCGGGGTGGGCGCGTCGGTGTCGACGACGGATTCGACGTCCAGGAATCCGGTGGGGTGCTCGATGCGCAGCGGGTCGTCGGCGCGGTCGGGGAGGCGGGCCACGCCCTCCCCGACACCGCCGGCCATGCGCAGCCCGGCGGCGACGCTCGCGGCGCCCAGCACACCGATCGCCGTGTGGCAGCGGACCGGGATGAAGGTGCGGGTCGTGACGGTGCCGCCCTGGGCGGGTGGCGCGAGCAGGGTGAGCTTGGGCACGGTCGTTCCGGAGACATCGCCGAGGCCCATCAACTTGCCCGCCGCCAGCCGGATTTCGCGCAGCCGTTCCTTGAGGGTGACGTTCTCCTCCAGGTCCCCCGGGGCCTCATAGCCGGTGACCTGAAGGGCGGAGGCCGCGATCAGTACGGTCGGCATGCCGTTGTCGACACAGGTCACCGGTGTCCCGGCGGCGATGTCGAGGGCCCGCCCGGTCGGCAGCAGGGGTGCGCTCCCCCGGCCGAAGCCGATCGCGACCGGAGCGGCGGCGCCGGGCACACCGGAGATCTCCGTCGTGCCCGAGTAGACGACACGCCCGCCCGCGGTGGGGAAGTTCGCGGTGGCGTGGTCACCGCTGTTGACCATGCGGATGCGTACGGAGGTCAACTCCTTCCCGGCCGCGACCAGTCCGCGTTCCACGGCGAACGGGCCGACGCCCGCGAGCAGGTTCCCGCAGTTCTGACGGTCCGTCACGGTCGGCCGGTCGACGCCTACCTGGAAAAACAGGTAGTCCACGTCGGCCTGTTCGTCGGCCGAGCGGGAGACGACGGCGACCTTGCTGGTAAGGGGGTGTGCTCCGCCGAGTCCGTCGATCTGGCGGGGGTCGGGGCTGCCCATGACCCGCAGCAGCAGGTCGTCGCGGGCGGCGGGGTCGGCCGGCAGGTCCTCGGCGAGGAAGTAGGCGCCCTTGGAGGTGCCGCCCCGCATCAGCATGCAGCGCAGTTCCTCCGCCGGGCGGCCCGTGCTCACGGGCGGACCCCCGGTCCGGCACCCGCGCCGGCTCCCCCGCCGGTCTCCGAGCCAGCACCCCCCGCGTACTCCTCGTACGACTGGTAGCGCACCCCCAGCCGTACCAGGGTCTCGCGCAGTCCGTACCGGTCCAGGCCCAACTGTCCGTCGGCGAAGGCGAGTCGGGACGCCTCCTCCTTCGCGGTGCGGGCCTCGGACAGCTTGACGGCCTCGGCGGAACGCTGCCGGGGCACGACCATCACGCCGTCGTCGTCGGCGATGATCACGTCGCCGGGGCGGATCTGCTGCCCGCCCACCACGACGGGGACGTTGACCGAGCCGCCGGTCGCCTTGACCGTGCCCTGCGCGGACACCGCCGCCGACCAGACGGGGAAGTCCATGGCGCGCAGTTCGGCGGTGTCGCGTACGCCGGTGTTGATGACCAGGCCGCGCACACCCCGGTGGCGCAGCGCGGTGGCGAACAGTTCGCCGAACAGGCCGTCCGTGCAGGGGGACGTGGTGGTGACGACCAGGATGTCGCCCTCGGAACACTGTTCGACGGCCGCGTGGATCATGAGGTTGTCGCCGGGCCAGCACAGCGCGGTGACGGCGGTGCCCGCGATGCGTACGTCCTGCTGGACGGGGCGCAGGGTGGGGCCGAGGAGTCCGGTGCGGCCCAGTGCCTCGTGGACGGTGGCCACGCCGTAGCCGGCCAGCGCCTCGACGTCCTCGGCGTGTGCGCGCGGGGGGTTGGTGACGATGACGCCGCTCATGCCAGCTCCTCGGTGACCTGCGGGTACGGGCGCATGTAGGCCTCGCCGTAAGTGGCGTGCGCCAGGCCCAGGTTGGGGCCCGCGTTGCGCTTGAGCTGGACCCCTCGGCGTTTCGCGAGGTCGGTGTAGTAGTCCCACAGGTGCCGCTGGGCCGGCAGGCACTCCATGGCCTTGCGCTTGGTGTCGAACACCTCGGTGATGTCGAGCAGCACCTGCGGGACGAAGTCGCACATCTCCGGCTGGTGGGGTTCGAAGAAGAACACCGGTGGCGCGCCCAGGACTTCACCGGGGGCGGGATAGCCGATGGCCTGCGCGAGGATGCGCGCGTCCAGGGCCATCCGGGCGGCGGCCGGATGGTCGGCGTTGTAGGGGTCGGACAGCGGGTGGGTGAGCACCACGTCGGGCCGGGTGTCGCGGTAGATGCCCACGAGACGGTCGGTCAGCTCGGGGGTGGCCAGGAGGGGATAGTCGCCGGCGTCGAGGAAGCGGACCTCGGCGCCGAGCGCGGCGGCGGCCTGCTCGGCCTCGGTCCGGCGCATCGCCTTGATCTCGTCGAGCGACCTGCCCTCCCGCCAGGCCTTGGCGGACTCGCCGCGCTCCCCGTACGACAGGCATGCGATGACGACCTTCTCGCCGCGCGAGGCCGCCAGCGCGATCGCGCCCCCCGCCCGCCAGACGAAGTCACCGGCGTGTGCGCTGATCACCAGTGTCGAGCGGGCGGTGACGGGCACCGCATCGTGTGTCATGGCTGAGATCTCCTTGGTGGACAGGTCGGTCGGCCCACCCCGGCGGCGTCATGCGCGCATCGCGTTATTCGCGCAACGCGGCGATCACGCTCGTGAGATGGGCGCGAGCGGCCGCTTCGGCCGCCTGCGGGTCCCTGGCCGTGATCGCCTCGACCATGGCCAGGTGTTCACCCAGGGACTGCTGGGGACGCCCCGGTCGCAGCGCGAGCTGGAAACGGTGGCGCACCAACTGGGCGTTGAGCTTCTCCAGCAGTTCCACGGCTGTCTGCTGGCCGGAGAACTGCCTGATCCGGAGGTGCAGTTCCTGATTGAGTTCGGAGTACGTGACCGGTTCGCCGTCGGCGACCGCCTTGGCCATCGCCTCGCCGACGCCGGTCAGTTGGGCCAGTTGGTCGTCGGTGGCCGCCACGGCCGCCTTGGCCGCGCACAGCCCTTCGAGGACCATCCGGCATTCGGTGATGGCGACCGCTTCCTCCACGGACACCACCCGCACCCGCGAGCCGCGGTTGCGGATCCGCTCGACCAGCCCCTCCGACTCCAGCTCGATCAGCGCCGCCCGGACGCTGGCCCGGGTCACACCGAACTGCTCGGCGAGTTCGTTCTCCACCAGCCGCTGGGCCGGCGACATGTCGCCGCGCAGGATCGCCTGCCGCAGCCGCTCCAGCGCGTGCTGCTTGGCCTGCTCTCCGGTGCCTGGACGGGCTTGGTTCGGCATGTGCCCTCCTGAGTGAGTGCCTGTCGACGCTAAATCTAGACGGACAACATTGTCAACAATATTGTTCTCCATACCTGAACCCTGTTCACGACCGGTCAGCGTGAAGTTCTCGCGCGGTTCACCCACAGAAACCCCCATTAGGTCCGGTCCGGCTATCAGGTCAAGCGTCCCGGACTATTGACTCCGTCACCCCGCTGTCGCGATCCTCATCACAGAGTTGCGCGAGCCATGACAATCTTTGTGCGAGGACGTGAGTGATGACCGAGCCTGCTTTCCCGCCTCGCCCGCGTCGAGGGCGCAGACCTCTGACCGTGCTGCCGCTGCTCCTCGCGGTGATGGCGCTGATGCTCGGCACCGGGCCCAGCGCGGCGGCCGGCACGGACTGGTGGACGCCGACCGCGCGCCCGACGCCCGACTCCCAGATCAACGTCACGGGCGAGCCCTTCAAGGGCACCAACGCCCAGGGTGAGGTACAGGGGTTCGTCGACGCGCACAACCACCTGTTCTCCAACGAGGCCTTCGGCGGACGGCTCATCTGCGGGAAGGTCTTCTCCACCAGCGGGATCGCCGACGCCCTCAAGGACTGTCCGGAGCACTACCCGGACGGCACCCTCGCGATCTTCGACTACATCACCCACGGCGGCGACGGCAAGCACGACCCGGTCGGCTACCCGACGTTCAAGGACTGGCCCGCATACGACTCGATGACCCACCAGGCGAACTACTACGCCTGGGTCGAGCGCGCCTGGCGCGGCGGTCAGCGCGTGCTGGTCAACGACCTGGTCACCAACGGCGTGATCTGCTCGGTCTACCCGTTCAAGGACCGCAGCTGCGACGAGATGACGTCCATCCGCCTCCAGGCGAAACTGACGTACCAGCTCCAGGACTTCATCGACGCGCAGTACGGCGGCACCGGCAAGGGCTGGTTCCGGATCGTCACCGACAGCGCGCAGGCGCGTGAGGTGATCAAGGCGGGCAAGCTGGCGGTCGTGCTCGGTGTCGAGACGTCCGAGCCCTTCGGCTGCAAGCAGATCCTGGACATCGCGCAGTGCAGCAAGGCCGACATCGACAAGGGCCTCGACGAGCTGTACAGCCTGGGTGTGCGCAGCATGTTCCTGTGCCACAAGTTCGACAACGCGCTGTGCGGGGTGCGGTTCGACGAGGGCGGTCTCGGTACGGCGATCAACGTCGGCCAGTTCCTGTCGACGGGCACCTTCTGGCAGACGGAGAAGTGCGCGACCGCGATGCACGACAACCCCATCGGCGGCGCCACGGCGACCAGCGCGACGGAGGACCTGCCGGCGGGCACCGAACTGCCGACGTACGACTCGGACGCGCAGTGCAACAAGCGCGGGCTCACCGCGCTCGGCGACTACGCGGTGCGCGGCATGATGAAGCGCAAGATGATGCTCGAGATCGACCACATGGGCGTCAAGGCCGCCGGTCAGGCGATGGACATCTTCGCGGCGGAGGCCTACCCGGGCGTGCTCTCCTCGCACAGCTGGATGGACCTCAACTGGACCGACCGGGTCTACGGTCTCGGCGGTTTCATCGCCCAGTACATGCACTCCTCCAAGGAGTTCGTCGCGGAGGCCGCGCGCACCGACGCCCTGCGCACCAAGTACAACGTGGGTTACGGCTACGGCACCGACTTCAACGGCATCGGCGACCACCCGGCGCCCCGCGCCGACTCGACGGTGACGTACCCCTTCACAAGTGTCGACGGCGGCTCGGTCATCGACCGTCAGACCACCGGAGAACGCACCTGGGACTTCAACACGGACGGCGCGGCGCACGTCGGGCTGATCCCGGACTGGATCCAGGACATCAAGCAGGTCGGCGGCGCGGACGCGGTCAGCGACCTGTTCCGGGGTGCCGAGTCCTACCTCGACACCTGGGGTGCCTCGGAAGCCCACAAGGCAGGGGTGAACCTCGCCAAGGGCGTGTCCGCGACGGCCAGTTCGTCCGAGTCGAACCCGTTCACCAGCTACCAGCCCGGCCGCGCCGTGGACGGCGACTCGGGCACCCGCTGGGCGAGCGACTGGAGCGACGACCAGTGGCTCCAGCTCGACCTCGGGTCCACCAACCTGGTCAAGCGGGTCACCCTCGACTGGGAGAAGGCGTTCGGCAAGGAGTACCGCATCGAGCTCTCGACCGACGGTACGACCTGGCAGACCGCGTGGTCCACGACCGTCGGCGACGGCGGCCTGGACACCGCGCAGTTCGCGGGAGTACCTGCCCGCTATGTGCGCGTCCACGGACTGGATCGGGGCACGGACTGGGGATACTCACTCTACGAAGTAGGTGTCTACAGCAGCTGAGTTCCGTACCTAGGGGGAGTTCATGGCACGCAAGCCGTCGGCCGAGAGGCGCCGGCAGCTGACCGAGGCGGCCATCCGCGCGATGACCCGGGACGGCGTCCCCAGGACGACGACCCGGTCCATCGCCGCGGAGGCGGGCGTGTCACTGAGCGTCTTCCACTACTGCTTCGACTCCAAGCAGGCCCTGATCGAGTCGGTCATCACGACGATCATGGACCACTACGTCGACGTGGTGCGCGAGGCGATCCAGCCCCAGCCCACCCTCCAGGAGACGATCCGTGCGGGCTTCAGGGCGTACTGGGACCATGTGGCCGCCCACCCGGGCGAGCACATGCTGACCTACGAACTCACCCAGTACGCCCTGCGCGAGCCGGAGTTCGCACATCTGGCCCGCAGGCAGTACGAGCTCTACTCCGAGACGTACGCCGGACTGCTGGAGCAGCTGCGCTCGACCATGGGCTTCGAACTGGACGTGCCCGTCCCGGTGCTGGCCGGCTATCTGGCCTCGATGACGGACGGGCTGACGCTCAACTTCCTGGCCCTCGGTGACGAGAAGGCCTGCATGGACATCATCGACACCGTCACCGACCACGTGGCCTCCCTCGTACGGGAGTAGCCCGTAGCGGAGTCGAAGGGCCACGGAGGTCCTGTGGCCGCCGGACAACCGCCCGGCGGCCACAGGACACTCACCGTGCCGACGACCGGCTCATCGCGGTCTCCACGGGGCACCGTGCGGGGTTGCGACCTCCGTCGGCCGGACGGTTCACGGGACGCGCAGTTCGTTCCGCGCGGGTCTCTGCGGGCTGGTCGCGCCGTTCCCCGCGTCCCTGTCGGGGCGGGGCTCCGCAGGGCACTCGGCCAGTAGGCGTTCGCCGTACTCCGCCAGGTACTCCTCGCGCTGCTTCGCCGACGCCTGCGCCGGGGCTCGGGCGACGAACGGCGGCAGGACGTCGAAGCCGAGGCAGCCGAGGATGCCGTGGTGGATGGGCCAGAGGGCGCGGTCCAGGTCCTCCTCGGTGCCGTCGGGGGCGTACAGGCCGGAGGGTGTGCCGGTGGTGGTGCACACCAGGGCGCGTCTGCCTCTGAGCGGACCGGTGTCGTAGGCGCGCCCTTCCGCGTAGGCGAAGCCGCGGGCCATCGTGCGGTCCATCCAGCCTTTGAGGATGGCCGGCATGCCGGACCACCACAGCGGGAACTGGAGGATCATCAGATCGCACCGGGCGACCTTCTCCTGTTCGGCGAGGACGTCGGGCGGGGTCTCGTGCGCCGCCGACACGCGTTCCTGCTCGGCGATGACGTCCAGGAAGTCGGGGTCGGTCCAGACTCCGGGGAAGTCCTCGGCGTCGACGACGGCCTTCCAGCCGAGCCGGTACAGGTCGCTGACCACGACCTCGTGCCCGGCCCGCTTCAGGACGTCGACGGCTCTGACCTTCAAAGCGCCGTTGAAGGAGCAGAGTTCGGGATGGGCGAAAACGATCAGTACGTTCACAGTGGGGGGTCTCCTCAGATCGTCCGTGCTGAGCCGTTCGGACTGAGTCGTTCTGTTCGGTCGAGTCGTTCTCTTCGGTCGGGCGTTCCGGTCGGGCGTTCCGGTCGGCCGGGTCGTTCTGTCGGTACTCCTGTTCCTGACTCCTGTTCCTGTTCAGCTGTTCGGCTGCCCCTCCGTCCTGTCGAGCGGGATGCGCAGGACGAAGGCGGTGCAGCCGGGGCCACTGGTCAGGTCGAGGGTTCCGCCGTGCGCCCGGGCCAGGGAGAGCGCGACCGCGAGTCCCAGGCCGCTGCCGCCACGGTCGCGGCTGCGGGCCTTGTCGACGCGGTAGAAGCGGTCGAAGACGCGGTCCTGGTCGGCGGCCGGAATGCCGGGGCCCGCGTCGGCGACCCGAACCACGGCGTGGCCGCCGGTGCCGTCGGCGGCCTTGTCGACGGTCACGTCCAGGGACACCGCCGTGCCGGCGGGCGTGTGCACGGCCGCGTTGGTCAGCAGGTTGTCCAGGACCTGGCGGATACGCAGCGGGTCGAGACGCAGCCACAGTCCCTTCGGGACCGCCGTCACCGTCAGCGG
The DNA window shown above is from Streptomyces sp. NBC_01451 and carries:
- a CDS encoding TetR/AcrR family transcriptional regulator, which produces MARKPSAERRRQLTEAAIRAMTRDGVPRTTTRSIAAEAGVSLSVFHYCFDSKQALIESVITTIMDHYVDVVREAIQPQPTLQETIRAGFRAYWDHVAAHPGEHMLTYELTQYALREPEFAHLARRQYELYSETYAGLLEQLRSTMGFELDVPVPVLAGYLASMTDGLTLNFLALGDEKACMDIIDTVTDHVASLVRE
- a CDS encoding discoidin domain-containing protein — protein: MTEPAFPPRPRRGRRPLTVLPLLLAVMALMLGTGPSAAAGTDWWTPTARPTPDSQINVTGEPFKGTNAQGEVQGFVDAHNHLFSNEAFGGRLICGKVFSTSGIADALKDCPEHYPDGTLAIFDYITHGGDGKHDPVGYPTFKDWPAYDSMTHQANYYAWVERAWRGGQRVLVNDLVTNGVICSVYPFKDRSCDEMTSIRLQAKLTYQLQDFIDAQYGGTGKGWFRIVTDSAQAREVIKAGKLAVVLGVETSEPFGCKQILDIAQCSKADIDKGLDELYSLGVRSMFLCHKFDNALCGVRFDEGGLGTAINVGQFLSTGTFWQTEKCATAMHDNPIGGATATSATEDLPAGTELPTYDSDAQCNKRGLTALGDYAVRGMMKRKMMLEIDHMGVKAAGQAMDIFAAEAYPGVLSSHSWMDLNWTDRVYGLGGFIAQYMHSSKEFVAEAARTDALRTKYNVGYGYGTDFNGIGDHPAPRADSTVTYPFTSVDGGSVIDRQTTGERTWDFNTDGAAHVGLIPDWIQDIKQVGGADAVSDLFRGAESYLDTWGASEAHKAGVNLAKGVSATASSSESNPFTSYQPGRAVDGDSGTRWASDWSDDQWLQLDLGSTNLVKRVTLDWEKAFGKEYRIELSTDGTTWQTAWSTTVGDGGLDTAQFAGVPARYVRVHGLDRGTDWGYSLYEVGVYSS
- a CDS encoding NAD(P)H-dependent oxidoreductase, which encodes MNVLIVFAHPELCSFNGALKVRAVDVLKRAGHEVVVSDLYRLGWKAVVDAEDFPGVWTDPDFLDVIAEQERVSAAHETPPDVLAEQEKVARCDLMILQFPLWWSGMPAILKGWMDRTMARGFAYAEGRAYDTGPLRGRRALVCTTTGTPSGLYAPDGTEEDLDRALWPIHHGILGCLGFDVLPPFVARAPAQASAKQREEYLAEYGERLLAECPAEPRPDRDAGNGATSPQRPARNELRVP